GCGCCAGTAGAACGGGTTTCACGATGGTGCACATGTTCACGAAGCGAATCCTTCGGTATCCGGTCACCGCGGCTGTCGCGGCCGCGGCGCTGGCCGCGCCCGCCTTTGCGCAGCGTGCGGCGGCGCCGCCCGACCCGGCGCTGCAGCAGCGGCGCTTCCACCTGCGCGTGATGGAAGGCGTCCTGGTGAGCGCCGTGCGGCACGGGGCCGACCTTCTCAGCAACGAGCTTCGGCCGATCAACCCGAATCTCGTGCTGCTCGCCGGCGCGGCGCGCGCGCGCGGCTTCCTGCTCGACGGGTACGGGGTGTTCTTCGATGTGGAGATTCCGGCACTGCGCGAGAGCGTTGCGTGGACGATCCGCACGATGCTTGCCCCGGATCCCTTCGTCGTGCAGTCGCTCGCGCAGATGAAGCGGCAGCTTGGCGCGCTGCCCGACTCGCCGCAGCGCGCGAGCCTTGAAAAGACGATCGCCGCCATCGAGCGCCAGGTGGCCGCCGCGGGCGCGCCGGCCGCCGTGCCCCCACCGCCGGGCGAAGCCGGCGCCGCGCGGCGTGTCAGCGCCGCGACCGTGGACGATGTCGCGGCCGCCGCCGGGCCGCAGGCGGCCGCGCCGAGGCGCCCCGCGTTGCTCACAGATCCGAACCAGCTGTACACCGAAGCGGTGAAGAACGCGCTCATCGACGCGATGCTCGACCACGGCGGTCCCATGGGCATCGGACCCGACGAGTGGCTGACGATTGCGGCGAAGGACGCCGAGGGGCCGCTCAGCCCCAGCGAGCCGTATGAGGCCGCCACGATCGTGCTCCGGATCAAGGGGAGCGACCTCGTGGCCTTCCGGGCCGACCGGCTGACGCGCGACGAGGCGCGCACGCGCGTGGAAGTGCGCGAGTTCTGAGCTAGAATCCGGGCATGTTGGCAGGATTTCTTGCTCCTCGCGGGCGGCCCCTTGCGAGATTCAGGGTCGCATACGCGGCGAGCGCAGCGGCCGTCGTGCTTGCTCTCGTCACTACGACGGCCGGCTGTGGCCGACGCGTGGATCTCGCGACCGCCGTTCAGATCACCGACGTCTCCACCGGCTGGTTCGACAGCGGCATCGTCGACGGCCAGAACAAGCTGGTTCCGAGCGTCACCTTCCGGCTGAAGAACGCGAGCGGCGAGCGCCTGCGATCGGTGCAGCTGAACACGGTCTTCATGCTCCTCCCGGAAAACGAGGAGTGGGACGCGACCCTCACGCAGGGCATCAGCGCCGCCGGCCTCGAGGCTGGCGCCTCCACCAACCCGATCACCGTCAGAGGCAAGGTGGGATTCACCGGCGCGCAGCCGCGCGCCGAGATGATGCAGCACCGCCTCTTCAAGGACGTGGACGCCAGGATTTTTGCGAAGCACGGCTCCGCACAGTGGGTGCGCCTCGGTGAATACCGCGTCGCGCGGCAGCTGCTGACGCGGTGACCCCCTCGACTCCGCGTGATCCGCGCGCGTCGCTCGGGGCAGGTTCCTCGATTGCGGCCGGCGGGCTCGTTCGCCGCCTCAACACCTTCGACGCGTCCGCCATTGTCGTTTCAAATGTCATCGGCAGCGGCATTCTCTTCACCCCGCCGCTCGTCGCGGTATTCGTGCCGCACCCGTGGTGGTTCCTGTCGACGTGGGTGGCGGGCGGTCTCCTCGCGTTCATGGGGGCGATGGCCTATGCGGAGCTTGCCGCGCTGCGGCCGCGCGCGGGCGGCGAGTACGTGTACTTGCAAGCCGCGTACGGCCGGCTCGCCGCGTTCCTCACGGGATGGACGTCGTTCGTGGCAGGGTTCTCAGGCGCGATCGCCGCGAGCGCGGTGGTGCTCTCGGATTATCTCGGGCGGTTCGTACCGCTGGCTGCCGACGCGACGCCGCTCCTGACCGTTCCGATCCCGCTCGTGCCGCTCGTCGTCTCGCCGCGCGCGCTCGTCGCGCTCGCCGCGATCGCACTGATGTCCTGGATCCATCTTCGCGGCGTTGGTCCCGGCCGAATGGTCGGCAACATCCTCGCGTCGCTCAAGGTGTCGGCCCTGTTGATCTTCATCGTGCTGGGGTTCTCGATCGGCGCGGGCTCCGCCGCGAACCTGCAGCCGAGCGCGGGGGAGACGCACGCCACCGGGTGGCTCCTGGCGCTGGTGAGCGTGATGTTCACGTATTCGGGATGGAACGCCGCCGCGTACGTGGCCGAGGAGATCAAAGATCCGGGGCGCAAGGTGCCGCTGGCCCTCGGGCTCGGGACGCTTGCCGTCGTCATGCTGTACGTGCTGCTCAACCTGCTGTATCTCTACGTGTTGCCGGTGGGGCAGCTCGCCGCGGTCAAGGGCAGCGTGCTCGACGTGATCGCGGATCGGCTGCTCGGCACGCGGGCGGGGGACGCGATGGGGATCGTGTCGATCGTCAGCATCGGCGCGACGCTGAGCGCGATGACCTTTGCCGGTCCGCGCGTGTACTACGCCATGGCGCGCGACGGGCTGT
The sequence above is a segment of the Acidobacteriota bacterium genome. Coding sequences within it:
- a CDS encoding amino acid permease, with amino-acid sequence MTPSTPRDPRASLGAGSSIAAGGLVRRLNTFDASAIVVSNVIGSGILFTPPLVAVFVPHPWWFLSTWVAGGLLAFMGAMAYAELAALRPRAGGEYVYLQAAYGRLAAFLTGWTSFVAGFSGAIAASAVVLSDYLGRFVPLAADATPLLTVPIPLVPLVVSPRALVALAAIALMSWIHLRGVGPGRMVGNILASLKVSALLIFIVLGFSIGAGSAANLQPSAGETHATGWLLALVSVMFTYSGWNAAAYVAEEIKDPGRKVPLALGLGTLAVVMLYVLLNLLYLYVLPVGQLAAVKGSVLDVIADRLLGTRAGDAMGIVSIVSIGATLSAMTFAGPRVYYAMARDGLFFSRAARVHPRYETPAISIVSQAIWSGLLVLSGGAFALTNYTGFAVVLFAGVGVSALFVLRRREPDAPRPFRAWGYPVAPAIFTLASLAIVLNALWTDLVQPVLNGTAWGPTAAGLIVIAAGLPVYFLLRRAPRA